The Pseudomonadota bacterium DNA window ACCCGAGTCAATTCTGACTGATCTATTTTCATCTTCCTATGATAACCCGTTTGCAAAAAGAGATTCTCCTCCTCTTTCATCCTTGAATGCAGTCACTGTTGAACCCCAATTCCATGAACCGGTTTCTGAAGCTGCGGACATGATTGTCAAGGAACTTGAACAGATCTCGTCATCTCAGGACGATTCTGAAGAGGAACCAGCAGCCCCCGAGTCGGAACGTGTTCGAAAACACACCGGAAAAAGTTTTGTCCAGACGCAGATTGATGAACTGATTTTGATGATTGACGACACTGCGACAACTGCCAGACCGGCTCGAAAGAAAACTGAAAAAACCGTCCCCAAAAAAGTTGCGGCTGTTTCCAAAAAAGGTACAGATAAAACAAAAAAATCAAAGATCGATGAAAAAACGTCGGTTAAAGAAAGAAAAAACAAGGAAGTAAACAAATTCGAGTCAGTTGTGAAAGATAACTCTAAACTGCCGAAAATTTCGAAAAAGAAAATAAAAAAATCAAAGCCGATCCCTGTTGAGACGACAGTGCACGAACAGATTGAAGAAATTTCTTCAATCATTGATTTTACCGGCGGCAAGGATAAATCCAAAAAATGATATGGTCGATTCTGCGGTTTATATATGGATAGAATTTTTTAAGATCTCAATTTATTCGTTATCTGTGTTGGTATTAAATCGGGGGGGGGAAGATGATTAAAAAAATACTTATTGTCGATGATTCGCCTATTGCTCGACAAATTTTAAAAAAATGCCTGCCTGATGACAGAGATTTTGCTCTATTTGAAGCCGGAGACGGGAAAGTCGGGGTTGAAAAGTATCTGGAAGTTAATCCTGATGTGACCTTTATGGATTTGACCATGCCGGTTATGGATGGTGTGGAGGCTCTTGCAAAGATTAAAGAGATAAATCCAAGGGCACTGGTTATTGTCTCTACCGCTGACATACAATCAAAAACAATTGGCGAGGTGGCTAAACTTGGGGCTTTAACGGTTCTTAAAAAACCTCCGTCTAAAGAAACTGTACAAAAAGCGTTAAAAAAAGCTGAAGAGCAACTTCAATAATGGGGCAGGACAATGGAGTTAGATAATCGGAACGTTATGTTGAATAATAATGATATTGAAATTCTTCAGGAAGTAATGAATATCGCTTTTGGTAAGGCGTCCGCCGATCTGGCTGAAGTAATCGATATCAGGGTGTTTTTAAATGTGCCGTATGTGGAACTGCTTAATGCGGCGGATTTGCCTCGACGCATCGTTGAAGAAGTGAAAATGTATAAGGACATCCGTATAGTGGAGCAGAATTACTGGGGAAAATTCAAAGGATCGGCGCTGCTGATTTTTCCGGCTGAATCAGGCAAGGGACTGATTTCTTTGTTTGAGGATGATTTTGATGAAAATATGAACGTCGACAGACTGGTTTTTGAGAAAGAGACCCTTCTTGAGGTGGGCAATATTTTAATCGGTGCCTGCGTCGGAAAAATTGCCGAACTTCTAGACGACGTGGTTTCTTATTCTCCTCCGAATGTGACGGTTCAAAGAATTTCAAAACAGCCGATCCTGGAGCGTCTCGCTGATCCGGAAAAGCACGCGATTTTCATGAAAACTGTTTTTCAGTTTGAAGATAAGGATGTCAGCGGCGCCTTGTTCTTGATTTCCGGTCAGGATTCCCTGACCTGGTTGAAAACGGCCTTGAATAACTTTATGGCCAAATTCGGATAAGGACTGTCTGATTTTCTAATACTTCCACATAAAATAATCATAAGGGCGCAAGCTTATGCTTGAGCCCTTTTTTTCTATGGTGTAAGTTTTTTGGATTGCTGCATTATTCTTTCAGGTGTGGCGCAATGTGTTGAAAAGAGAAATTAGCATTTATGATGAAATCGTGGATAGAGAAGGCATGAGACTTCGAAAAGACTGATTCCATCGAGTTATTGTGTAATACATGTTTGTTTTGCGTGGTAGATTTTTTTCTGCCGCGATTTTTTACCCACCGGGCATAAATATGAGTCCTTAAATTATGGATTATCAAAAACATTCCCAAAAAGACCTTGTTGAACTTGTCGAGAAACTTGAAAGCCGGGTCGCGGAACTCCATTCAATCCTGGATATTCAGAGAAAAACGGAGAGTGCTCTGCTTGCAAGTGAAGGTCGCTATCGGGAACTTGTGGCCAACAATCCCATCGATACGGTCTTTGTGGATTTTGAAGGAAAGGTGACCGGCTACAATCTTGCAAAGGAAAAATCCGGTGAAAGGCTTCCTGATATCGGCTCGGTCATGTATGTTGATTATGCCTCTAAACACTCAATATCAATGTATGATGAGCTGATGGATTGTATCAGGACCAATACGACAAAAGAATATCCAGAGCTGCAATATAAAGATAAATATCTTCATATTAAAATGTCGCCGTTTTCAGGGGGCGCCATTATATCCTCCATCAATATCACAAACCTTAAGATAACCGAGCTTGCAGAACTTGCAAGCCGGAAGCGATTCAAGAAAATCGTTGAAACTGCGGTTGACGCAATTTTGATGGTAAACAGTAATGCGATAATTACCGAATGGACCCATCAGGCGGAAAAACTAAGCGGCTGGAAGGCAGAGGAAATTATCGGCAAATCTGTTTTTACAATTATTCCTGACAGGTATCGTGCTCTGCATGTGCAGGTATTCAATGAAGTTCTTCGCGGCAACCGGACGGACATTTTTGGAAAACGCCTTGAAGCGACTATTGAGCATCGTGATGGCCATGAGGTGCCGGTTGAGGTTGCCGTAGCGGTTACCAAAATCGGTGATGAAGTAGCGGTCTTTGTCCGGGATACTACCGAGCGGAAGAAACTTGAAATAGAACTGCAGCGTGCCCAGAAACTTGAATCCGTGGGGCTCCTTGCCGGAGGGATTGCCCATGATTTTAATAATATTCTCACCGCGATTCTTGCAAATGTCGCTCTGGTAAAAAAGAATATCAATGATGAATCCCTTGTTGCCATGCTTGTAGATACGGAAAAAGCTTCTCTACAGGCAAGGGACCTTGTTCAGCAATTGCTGGCTTTTTCAAAAAACAGCGCCCCGAAAAACAATATAGTTCTCTTGGATAAAGTGATTAGACAAGCGACTGAATCGGTGTTTAAGGGGGCGAAAAACATCTGTAATTTTGATTTTGTCGAAGATCTATGGCCTGTGAAGGGAGATGATGAGCAATATCGGCAGGTTGTGGAAAATCTGGTCCTCAATTCCCGGGAAGCGGTGTTGGATACGGATGGAACCATAATGATTTTCGGTATGAATAAGAAAATCACATCCGATAACACCCTGTCTCTGCCTGCAGGGGATTATGTTCAGATCACTTTTCAGGATGAGGGTCTCGGCATCAGAGAAGAAAATATTCCCAAGCTTTTTGATCCGTATTTTACCACCAAACAGATGGGCAGCGGCCTGGGGCTTGCCGTCACTTATTCAATTATCAAGAATTATGGCGGGGTGATAACAGTTGATTCCGAGTACGGGCAAGGTTCGGTATTCAATATTTATCTTCCACGAGCGGTGGTTTAAGTAAGGAAAATATTGAGAACTCCCTAAATTTCCTGTAATTTTTTACTATATTCAGTTAGTATGCAAACCCAGCCCATGACTCATTTTTTTAAACAAGGAGAATGCATCATGAAAAAAAATAATGGTATTCTAGTACTATTCATGATTTTACTTTGGAGTGGAATCACTCATGCCTCTGACACTCTTGATTACGTTGAGGTTCTCGACAACCTGAGTCTTTCCAAGCAAACATCTCTTCATGTGGAAATGTATTGGCAAAAAATTCGTGACTCACAAGTAACATGGAAAGGAGTTGTGCAAAATGTAAAAGGCGGTCGCGGCAAGGCGGAGATATACGTCGCCAACCCTGATGCGATGACTTATAAAGGATATAATTTGATTTTGATCAGTTATGATCTTGAGGCTGCCGCCGGTTTAAAAGTCGGTGATTCTATTTCGTTCAGCGGCAGGCTTCAAAAATATACCGGCAAGAAAGGCAGGCCTGTGGTCATAACGTTGATTGAGGCGCAGGTGCATTGACGACGGGGAATTACTCTTTTCTTGGAAATGTTTTGATTGCCGCGTCGAGTTCAGGACGCGGCTTTTTTTTGCGGTGAACAGGAACAGACTGAGAGTCTGTATATTTTAATGTAACTGTGTATTTTTAGTGGATTCTCCGCAATGACTCGATTTGCACTATAACCCGGCAAGGGATTTTGGATGATACTATGAAAAGAGCAGCTCCAAGGGAACTCATAGGAAATGAAGGGAAGGTGATTCTTGATACTGTTCGCCGCCTCAACCGGCGCAGCGCGGTCGTTCATCTCCTTAAACTTGTTAATAAAACTCATCCGGCTGACATGGCTTGGGTCTTCAGGCATCTGAATCCGGAAGAAAGAAAAAATGTTTTCAGCATTATTGTGCAAACGGATAAGGCGGCTGATTTTTTAAGTGAACTTGATCAGGCTGTTATGCTTGAGGTCGTTGAAAATCTTAAGCCGAAATTCATGGAGTCGGTTATTCGCGAAATGGCTTCGGATGATGCTGCTGACATCCTTGAGGCCTTGCCTGATGAAATTGCCAATGAGATCCGTCGACTCATGGGGAAGGATGATCGGGACGAGGTTGATGATCTCCTCCAGTATCATTCCGAGACCGCCGGTGGTCTCATGTCACCTGATTTCATGGCACTTGATGGGGAATTAAGCGTCGGCGATGCCATCCAGAAAATACAGGAGCGGAGTGAAGAAAAAGAGATGTCTTTTTATCTTTACATTATCCACTCTGATGACCAGCTGGTAGGAGTTTTGTCCCTGCGGGAATTACTCATGCACCCGTCGTATCGGCTGCTCAAGAATATCATGAATCCCAAAGTTATTGCGGTATCAATCGATACAGACCAGGAAGAGGTCGCCCATATCGTCTCGCAATATAATTTTCTCGCAGTGCCCGTTGTTGACAGTAATTTCAAACTCATGGGGATTGTAACGGTTGACGATATTATTGATGTTATCCGGGAAGAGGCAACCGAGGATTTCCTCCAGATGGCCGGTGCCGGTAAGGACCGTGAGATTTTGTTGAAATCTACCATCGATAATGCCATGACTCGTGCTCCCTGGTTGTTTGCCAGTTGGATCGGCGGTGTGATCGCGGCTTTTATTATTACCTACTTTGAAAGTGAATTGCGTCAGGTCATAGCCTTGGCCGCATTCATACCCATTGTTATGGGTATGGGAGGAAATATCGCCACACAGTCCAGCACTATTGTTGTCCGCGGTATCGCTACCGGCAGGGTCAACATGGAAGCGCTGTCCAAAATTATTTTTAAGGAATTACGCGTCGGAATCATTCTGGGAAGTGTTTACGGTTTGTTTCTTGGAGTGCTTGCCCATTTCGGCTATCCGGAACAGGCGAATTTCGGTCTGGTAATCGGTATATCAATTCTTTTTGCCATGGCACTTGCCGCTACTATCGGTACCTCTGTGCCGCTTATTCTGCGTCGATTGGACATCGACGCTGCGGTTGCAACCGGACCTTTTGTTACAACTGCTATCGATATCCTTGGAGTTATGGGATATTTTCTCATTGCTAAACTTTTACTTGATATCTGATACACACCATACCTTCCGCTGAGATATCTACGTATAAAATAAAATGAGCTGGTAAATTTATGAATTATCATGCCGATAGGCAACCTCCTGTAATAAAAAGAAAAATTCCGCCTCTGCTGGTCCTTGTCCTGGTGCTTGCCGGGTTCTGGTGGTTTTTTATCGCTCCCGACAAAAGGCTTGACCCTGACGCGGTGCCAAGACCGGTTACCGCCCGCGGCGACCTTGCCCTTGATGAACAGAACACCATTGATATATTTCGGGCGACTTCCGGAGCGGTTGTATACATTACAAGTATTGAATACCGTCGCAGCCTGTTCAGTCTCAATGTTTATGAAATACCTCAGGGCACCGGTTCTGGGTTTGTCTGGGATAAAGACGGCCGCATAGTCACTAATTATCATGTTATCGGCGATGCAAACAGGGTTGAAGTGACTTTAGCGGATCATTCGACCTGGAAGGGGACGCTGGTGGGGGTATCGCCGGATAAGGATTTGGCCGTGTTGCAGATATCAGCCCCTGCCGATCAGTTGAAGCCGATACCGGTTGGCGAAGCATATAATCTTCAGGTCGGCCAGAAAGTTTTTGCCATCGGCAACCCCTTCGGTCTGGACCAGACGATAACCGCAGGCATAGTCAGTGCTCTGGGTCGGGAGATCAAGGCGGTAACCGGCAGAACGATCCAGGGGGTAATCCAGACTGATGCGGCGATTAATCCGGGTAATTCAGGGGGACCTCTGCTTGACAGCGCCGGAAGATTAATCGGTGTGAACACCGCCATTTACAGTCCGTCCGGCGGCAGTGCCGGCATCGGATTTGCGGTGCCCGTGGATGTTGTTAATCGCGTTGTTCCGGAAATAATCAAATACGGGCAGGTCATTCGTCCGGGTATTGGGGTGACGACAATAGCCGATGACAGGATTATCAAACGTCTTGGTATTGACGGTGTCCTGGTAATCAATGTTCAGCCGGGAAGTACTGCGGAAGCATCCGGGATAAGAGGCACCAGGAAAGTCGGTGGCGAGATAGTTCTGGGGGATATCATTCAGGAGATTGGTGGCAGGAAGATCAGTACATATGATGACCTGCGAAATGCCCTTGACCGTTATCATGTCGGCGATGAGATCATTCTTGGTATCTTACGTGATGAAAAGAAAATAGAAGTCAAGGTAGCGCTCGAAAGGGTGGGATAACAAGTGACAAGTGACAAGTTAAACGGACTCAACACATCTAAATTGTAAAGCCAGTGAAACGGATAAAATAAATAAAGGATATTGTCACTTTGACGTGGTGGACTAAAGCACTTAAAAGCCTGATATCATCGGAGGAAGGCGAGCGACTTGATATATTCAGGGTTTTTCCCGGAACCCGTCGTTTTTTAGCTGCCAGGCATCATTATGCATATTTAAGAACCGCAGGTGATATCCTTTTTATTCTGGTTGTCGTTTCAGGGCTTTTCGGGCCACGTGATCCGGGCCGAAATGTCGCGGTGTTCCTCACCTGGGGACTGCTCTGGCCTTCAATCGTCCTTTCCTGGTTTTTTCTCGGAAGGATGTGGTGTGGTATCTGCCCTTTTCCGGGATTGGGTGTTTTTCTGCAGCGCAAAGGCTGGACCCTGAATCTTCCGGTGCCCAGGTTTCTCAAGAAATATGGCGTTTATACATCCGTTTTTCTGCTTGCCTTGATTATCTGGACTGAGATTGTTGCCGGCCTTGATAAATCTCCCCTAGAAACATCTTATCTTGTTTTGTCAATTGTCGCCGGCTCGGCGATTTTAGCCGTTTTTTTTCCGGGGCAGGCATGGTGCCGTCATCTTTGTCCGCTGGGAAGAATTACCGGAGCTGCTGCAACCCTGTCAATAACCGAATTCCGTCCTGATCATAATAAATGCCGAGGGTGTGAAACATTTGCCTGCAAAAGCGGCATTGATGGTAACCGCGGATGTCCGGTGTATCTCGGTGCATATAATGTACAGAATAATCTGCATTGCCTGGTCTGCGGCCACTGTCTGCCCGCCTGTGATCGGGATTCTCCGCAATTATTAATACGGAATCCCTATTCTGAACTGGTCAGAAATAAAGGCAGATATATCACCTGCTCGTATATCGTTCCTTTTCTTATCGGCTCGCAGCTGGCAAGATTCCTGCGAAGCAAGCCGATTTATGCCCAGGTTGAATCCTTGAGCGGTTTTCCTGATGCCCTTGCATTCAGCTTATTGCTGGTGATCTGTTTTCTGATGGTCATGGGCATCATAAGGATTGGGACCCATCTCTTCGGGATTACCGAAGATCCGATGTTCGGTAAATTTTCACCCCTGGTGCCGATTATGATTCCTCTGGCATTCACCGGAGAACTTGTTTACCGAATGGGTTATTTTGCCCATGGAATCGGCAATTTTATACCAACTATCGGTCGCCAGATCGGCCTGGATATTTTTGTGAAACTCGCCTTTGTGATCCCGGATTTTCCTGTGCAGATTCTTTCCGCTTTTTTCATGCTCAACGGTGCCCTTGCCGGATGTTATATTTTCTGGAGATTCTGCCTTGAGGATTTCGAGGGGCTTATTCCTTTCCGGAATTTTATCGGGATAAATCTGCTGATTGTTCTGTTATTGCTTTTTTATCTGGGAGTGATTTTCTAGAAGATTTTCGGGGAAATTTCATGCCGATGGATGGGATCAGAGAAAAAAACAGCGGTATGGTTTATCAGGTTGTTTTTTCCAGTTGGTCTGACTCACTGCCGCCTCTGCTGGATGCATCTAAGTTTCCGGATGCACTTGCAGATGTCAGAAAAATTCTTGTCAAGCCTAATCTGGTCGAGGCCCTTGACCCGCCGATAACCACCCCGGTAAGCCTTGTTGCAGCTATAGTGTCCTATCTTAAAGCCCGGACGCCGCATATTGAAATAGTCATTGCCGAGGGTTCGGGCGCCAAAGAGTACGAGACCAGTCATGCCTTTGATTATCTCGGGTATCGGCAACTGGCAGAAAAGGAAGGCATTGAACTCCTGGATTTAAATGATGCAGAGCTTGTTCGTCTGGAGAAACCCGGGTGCCGGCGCTGGCCGGAAATGTATCTGCCGAAAATTGTTTTTGAAAGCTTTCTCCTTTCGGTTCCGGTTCTTAAGGTACATACCCTTGCCGATGTGACCCTTACCATGAAAAACATGATGGGACTCGCTCCGCCTTCCCATTATCAGCAGGGTGGTCATTGGAAGAAAGCATCATTTCATAGCCGGGTGCAGGATTCGGTCCTTGATCTGAATCGATACCGGTGTGCGGATTTTACCATTCTCGATGCCACCGTCGGCATGCAGGAGGCTCATCTCTGGGGTCCGCCCTGCGACCCGCCTCATAATATTCTCGCAGCGTCTTTTGATCCAGTGGCAATTGATGCATATGGCGCTGGGCTACTTGGCATAAAATGGAATACGGTGGGTCATATTGCCGGGGCGCATCGGGAACTTGGCCTGGCGGAGCCCTTAAAAATTATTGATGCCGGAGTTTAGCAGCCACAATGAAAGAGACCCCGACTCATTTGACTGATATCCAAAAGTGGTCGAATTATGTCAGAATTTATACCGAGGCGATTCTTGGTAGTTCTGCATCAGGAAACAGGCCGGAGCATAAAGAAGGCCGCAACCGCAATATTGCCGCCGCCACGCAGAAAACGGCCAAGAATATCCTGATCTTTTCACCACACCCGGATGATGAAACCCTCACCGGTTCCCTTGCTTTACGTCTCATGCATGAAGGAGGTCATCGAATCATAAATATTTCCATGACCTATGGAAGCAATCCGGCGCGCAGGAAAATCCGTCAACAAGAACAGAAAAGCGCCTGTGAAGTCCTGGGGTTTGAATGTGTGCCGGTTATTGAGCCGGACGCATTTGACCGGCTTAACCTCAAGAACGAAGACCATGGCGGATCACCCTGGGAAGAAAAAAGACAAACCCTTGTGGAAATTCTCAAAGGATATGCGCCTGAGCTGGTGATTTTTCCGCACAATCAGGATAAGCATAAAACCCATATTGCCACCAATCAATTAGTCCGAGATGCGTTAATGGCACATACCGCTTCAGGGAAACAGATCTTGGTGGTTGAAACAGAATTCTGGCATCCCCTGTATGAACCCAATCTGCTTGTGGAAGCTGCTCCTGAAAATGTTGCCCGGATGTGCGCGGCTCTTGCCTGTCATGAAACGGAAATGCAACGACACCCTTTTCATCTTTTTCTGCCGGCAAGACTTCTGGACAACACCAGGCGATGTTCGGAGTTTTTCAGTGGTTTCGGCGCGGATCTTCCGGAGATACTTTTCAGCGAAGTCTACAGATTAAGACGTATTGTCAACGGTTCCATAGAAGATACCACAAGGAAAATGGTGGTGTCTGCCGGAACCCCCATAAATATAAAGGCGTTTCACGATCTTTTTTAGAATGACGGAAAAATTGATCCGTCGTCAAATATTGTCGGTCTCGCAGGCAAGCGAGAGTAACGAGACGTTGAAAAGCACGAGAGTCTGTCAATCGTCAGAACGTCTTGCTGTCTGATAATTGGCGGCTGTTTTTTCGGCCGATACCGATGTCTATTCCTCATTCAACTTATTGAAATCATTAGGTGATAATTAAGTTTCCGATTTTGACAAAATTATCAGGTTTTGACTTTTTACCCACATGGCATGAATACAAGTCCATCAAATATTTCCGAGATTTTTTTGCTTCATTGATAACCCGAGTTCCTGTGAAACCTGTGTGGCAATTTCTTCAATGGATTTGCCTGCCGTGGAGATGATCGGTATTTGATGCTGTTGGAAAATTCGTTCCGCCTGGTGGATTTCTTTAGTGCAGGTTGCAAGTTTTGCATAGTTGCTGTCCGGGTAGCGTTTTTCCCTGACGTTTTTCAGTAATTCCGGAGTAGTGGTCAGGCCGACGGCGCGTCTGATGTTGAGGTGCATTTCCTGGGGCAAGGTATATAGGTTGAGATATTCTGGAGTCAGAGGGAAATTTGCAGCTTTCAAGCCCATCTGGGTGGCCAGATAAACACTGACCGGTGTCTTTCCCGCCCGGGATACCCCTAAAAGGATTACATCCGCCTCGTCGAACTCACCTATTTTTGTCCCGTCATCATGATGCAGGCAGAAATCAATTGCCTCAACCCTTTTTGCCATGGTCAGATTATCAATATGCCTTGAATATCCTGGCAGACGAAGGGCCCTTGCTTCCAGGCAGTTTTCCAGTCTGTCAAGAAAGAGTGCAAAGACGTCAAAGAGTTCGACTTCCGGAGCATCAAAGATGTTTCTGATTTCCGGGTCCATCAAGGTACTGAAGATGAGTGGCCGGGTGCCGCCGGATTCTTTGAGGATATATTGCAGGGTTTTTTGGGCGTCCTGTTTGTTCAGAATAAAAGGAAATTTTTCTTCCCGGAAATTTATTTCCGGGAATTGACAAATCAGTGCCTGGCCAATTCCTGTAGCAAGAATGCCGGTGCTGTCGGATATGTAATAAATGTCTTTTGAACTCCACATGATTGGCCTCTGTTTTACCTCTATTTGTTAATAATAAAATATCATTTAACACTGTAGCAATTCTTTTATAACCTTGCTAGAATGATTTTGTTAATTACCCGTGATTACTCGAGAAACTCCATCTGGTGGTTAATTATGTTTTGCTTATATTATGCTTTGAAAGTGTTATATTACTTGGTAAGATAAGCGGAAATAATTTTTTGTACGTTATCCAAGAAAAGAAGTAATTTTCAGGGGGGGGACAGAACGATGAAAATTGGCATACCATTTATTGAAAATTTGACAATTAACAAAAGAATCATCCTTGGTTTCGGAATCGTCATTTTGTTCCTTATCGTTGTCGTGGTTTTAAGCTTTACCGGAGTCAGCGGTATCGTCGGCAATGCCGCTCAGGTAATTGACGGAAATGCTCTGGATGCGAATCTTGCTCAGAAAGAGGTCGACCACCTCAACTGGGCATCCAAGGTAGAAGAGTTGATTGCCGATGATTCGGTTACAAAGTTAGAGGTGCAGACCGATGATCACAAATGTGCTTTTGGGAAATTTATTTATGGCCAGGACCGGAAGGAAGCGGAAAAACTGGTTCCAAGCCTTGCCCCTCTTTTTAAGAATATTGAAGCGCCTCATTTGCATCTCCACGAATCAGCCATTGCAATCAGCGATGCCTTTTTACCTGCCGACTTGGATTTGCCGGTCATTCTCCTTGAAATAGAGACCGGTCATCTGAAATGGGCCGGGCGTATTCGCGATGCGATAATCAACCAGGCGGATAAACTCACAAATGTACAGACTGATCCAGCCCTATGTAATATGGGCAAATGGATGGCGTCTGAAAAGGCCCTTGCGACTTATAATAAGGCAGATGCCGATTTCAGGAGAATTTTTGATGCGATGAAGGAATCGCATCGTCTGATGCACGGCACAGCAGAACAATTGGACAACCTGCTTTCTAATAATAAAATCGCTGCAGTAAATCTGTTCAGAGACAAAACACTGCCATATCTTGAGCAAACCCTCCTTAGCCTCAAGGAACTGCAAACCGAAGCGCAACATGAACTTCAAGGCTATAATAAGGCAAAAAATATCTATGCCGCGCAGACCATCCCCGCCTTAAAAGCAGTTCAGGCCATGCTTCATGAAATTCGCACGGAAGCAAGGAGCAAGATAATGACAGATACCGTCATGCTTGAGGCGGCTTCTTCTACCAAGAAAAATGTTATGATTTTCGGATTTATCGCTGTGGTGGTTGGTTTTTTGTTTGCCTTTTTCATGTCAAGGAGCATTGTTGATATGCTTCAGCAATTGACCGGCAGGATTTCAACGGGAGCCGATGAAGTCGCGGCGGTTGCCGGGCATATATCAGAAGCGAGTCAGTCCCTGGCAACAGGAGCTTCGGAACAGGCCGCCTCTCTTGAGGAGTCATCATCCGCCCTTGAAGAACTCGCGGCAATGTCGAAGCGCAATGAAGAAAATGCCGGAATTGCCAGCGGCTTGATGAAAGAAGCAAGTCAGGTAAATACCACCGCCAATCAATCCATGTCGAAATTGACCGATTCCATGAAGGAAATTTCGGTGGCAAGCGATGAAACCCAAAAAATTGTCAAAACCATCGATGAAATTGCTTTTCAGACGAATCTGCTTGCCTTGAATGCAGCGGTTGAAGCGGCAAGGGCAGGGGAAGCCGGAGCCGGCTTTGCCGTTGTGGCGGATGAGGTGCGAAACCTTGCAATGAGAGCCGCACAATCCGCCAAGGATACCTCGAATCTTATTGAAAATACCGTTGCCCGCGTTACAACCGGAACGAAGCTGGTGAATGAAGCGTCCGTTGCATTTCAAACCATCAATGAGATTTCTCAGAAAATAGATACCTTGGTGGATGAGATCGCTAAAGGATCTCATGAGCAATCCCAGGGTGTCGGTGAAATAAATACCTCTGTTTCGGAAATAGACAGCGTCACGCAACAGAATGCCGCCGCAGCGGAAGAATCCGCCTCCGCCACAGAAGAGTTGAATGCTCAGGCCATGTCAATGAAGGCGGCCGTGGAAGAAATGATCCAAATGCTCGGCGGCGGAGCGCAGCCGAAAAAGAAGGAACGGTTCAGTGAACTTGGATCCTGGCAGACTTCCACGAAAAAACCGCTTAAGAGATTAAAGTGATATACATTGCCCGTCCATTTGAGGCGGAATGAATCCGGGTTTCATTTGTCGCTTTTGTGCAACCCTCTGAATTTTTTAAGTATTTTTTCGGTGGCAGGTGGCAGATTAAGGTTATATCGTGATACATATTCGGCAGTCATTCTATGGGTGTTGAATTTCGTGGCGTTCAATACCAGGTTCATAACACATTTATTTATATATTTATGACGATGGTTGTCGTCATAGAAGGCCTGGAGGATTTTCGGAAACAGTTTATAAAAGGAAATGGAATCCTCCTCATAGAATAATGAATCCTGG harbors:
- a CDS encoding PAS domain-containing protein yields the protein MIDLGLIILDKDLRVRYWNHWLESRSGIKKEMILGRSVLETFPHLDSPKFRRNFKAVFAFGNFYFFPRKLYDYLFPFKPDSTFMSDVDYMQQSCTMGPIRDESKAIRYVFISIKDVTEASIYEKKLTEALFAMLDTGESRRTEPESILTDLFSSSYDNPFAKRDSPPLSSLNAVTVEPQFHEPVSEAADMIVKELEQISSSQDDSEEEPAAPESERVRKHTGKSFVQTQIDELILMIDDTATTARPARKKTEKTVPKKVAAVSKKGTDKTKKSKIDEKTSVKERKNKEVNKFESVVKDNSKLPKISKKKIKKSKPIPVETTVHEQIEEISSIIDFTGGKDKSKK
- the mgtE gene encoding magnesium transporter, translated to MKRAAPRELIGNEGKVILDTVRRLNRRSAVVHLLKLVNKTHPADMAWVFRHLNPEERKNVFSIIVQTDKAADFLSELDQAVMLEVVENLKPKFMESVIREMASDDAADILEALPDEIANEIRRLMGKDDRDEVDDLLQYHSETAGGLMSPDFMALDGELSVGDAIQKIQERSEEKEMSFYLYIIHSDDQLVGVLSLRELLMHPSYRLLKNIMNPKVIAVSIDTDQEEVAHIVSQYNFLAVPVVDSNFKLMGIVTVDDIIDVIREEATEDFLQMAGAGKDREILLKSTIDNAMTRAPWLFASWIGGVIAAFIITYFESELRQVIALAAFIPIVMGMGGNIATQSSTIVVRGIATGRVNMEALSKIIFKELRVGIILGSVYGLFLGVLAHFGYPEQANFGLVIGISILFAMALAATIGTSVPLILRRLDIDAAVATGPFVTTAIDILGVMGYFLIAKLLLDI
- a CDS encoding PAS domain S-box protein — protein: MDYQKHSQKDLVELVEKLESRVAELHSILDIQRKTESALLASEGRYRELVANNPIDTVFVDFEGKVTGYNLAKEKSGERLPDIGSVMYVDYASKHSISMYDELMDCIRTNTTKEYPELQYKDKYLHIKMSPFSGGAIISSINITNLKITELAELASRKRFKKIVETAVDAILMVNSNAIITEWTHQAEKLSGWKAEEIIGKSVFTIIPDRYRALHVQVFNEVLRGNRTDIFGKRLEATIEHRDGHEVPVEVAVAVTKIGDEVAVFVRDTTERKKLEIELQRAQKLESVGLLAGGIAHDFNNILTAILANVALVKKNINDESLVAMLVDTEKASLQARDLVQQLLAFSKNSAPKNNIVLLDKVIRQATESVFKGAKNICNFDFVEDLWPVKGDDEQYRQVVENLVLNSREAVLDTDGTIMIFGMNKKITSDNTLSLPAGDYVQITFQDEGLGIREENIPKLFDPYFTTKQMGSGLGLAVTYSIIKNYGGVITVDSEYGQGSVFNIYLPRAVV
- a CDS encoding trypsin-like peptidase domain-containing protein; the protein is MNYHADRQPPVIKRKIPPLLVLVLVLAGFWWFFIAPDKRLDPDAVPRPVTARGDLALDEQNTIDIFRATSGAVVYITSIEYRRSLFSLNVYEIPQGTGSGFVWDKDGRIVTNYHVIGDANRVEVTLADHSTWKGTLVGVSPDKDLAVLQISAPADQLKPIPVGEAYNLQVGQKVFAIGNPFGLDQTITAGIVSALGREIKAVTGRTIQGVIQTDAAINPGNSGGPLLDSAGRLIGVNTAIYSPSGGSAGIGFAVPVDVVNRVVPEIIKYGQVIRPGIGVTTIADDRIIKRLGIDGVLVINVQPGSTAEASGIRGTRKVGGEIVLGDIIQEIGGRKISTYDDLRNALDRYHVGDEIILGILRDEKKIEVKVALERVG
- a CDS encoding chemotaxis protein CheC produces the protein MLNNNDIEILQEVMNIAFGKASADLAEVIDIRVFLNVPYVELLNAADLPRRIVEEVKMYKDIRIVEQNYWGKFKGSALLIFPAESGKGLISLFEDDFDENMNVDRLVFEKETLLEVGNILIGACVGKIAELLDDVVSYSPPNVTVQRISKQPILERLADPEKHAIFMKTVFQFEDKDVSGALFLISGQDSLTWLKTALNNFMAKFG
- a CDS encoding response regulator; its protein translation is MIKKILIVDDSPIARQILKKCLPDDRDFALFEAGDGKVGVEKYLEVNPDVTFMDLTMPVMDGVEALAKIKEINPRALVIVSTADIQSKTIGEVAKLGALTVLKKPPSKETVQKALKKAEEQLQ